A genomic segment from Gracilinanus agilis isolate LMUSP501 chromosome 1, AgileGrace, whole genome shotgun sequence encodes:
- the LOC123232576 gene encoding ATP synthase subunit alpha, mitochondrial-like gives MLSLRITRVLAQVFHCQARQVSRNTLEASFIATRKLHTSKEISSFWSTSNHESDLGNGISADLQEFGHVLNIGDGIAQVHGLWNVQAEEMVEFFSGLKGMSLNLEPEIVGTVVFGNDKLIKKGDTVKRTGAIVDVPVGEELLGRVVDALGNPIDGKGPTDVKTRRRIGQKAPGIIPRISVSEPMQTGIKAVDSLVPIGRGQRELIIGDRQTGKTSIAIATIINQKRFNEGDDEKKKLYCIYVAIGQKRSTVAQLVKRLTDADAIKYTIVVSATASDAAPLQYLAPYAGCSMGEYFQDNGKHALIIYDDLSKEAVAYRQMSLLLRWPPGREAYPGDVFYLHSRLLERSAKMNDTFGGGSLTALPVIETQAGDVSAYIPTNVISITDGQIFLETELFYKGIRPAINVGLSVSRVGSAAQTKAMKQVASTMKLELAQYHEVAAFAQFGTDLDPATQQLLNRGLRLTELLKQGQYAPMAIEEQVAVIYAGVRGYLDKMDPSKITKFERTFLAHVISQHQDLLSSIKSEGMISKESEKKLKGIVTDFLDKFKD, from the coding sequence ATGCTCTCCCTAAGAATAACCAGAGTCCTGGCCCAGGTCTTCCATTGCCAAGCCAGGCAAGTCTCCAGAAATACCCTGGAAGCAAGCTTTATTGCCACAAGGAAACTACATACCTCTAAGGAAATATCATCCTTTTGGTCAACTTCTAACCATGAATCAGACTTGGGAAATGGCATCTCAGCTGACCTTCAAGAGTTTGGGCATGTCCTAAATATTGGTGATGGCATTGCCCAGGTACATGGGCTATGGAATGTTCAAGCAGAAGAAATGGTAGAATTTTTTTCAGGCTTAAAAGGTATGTCCCTCAATCTGGAACCTGAAATTGTTGGTACTGTTGTATTTGGAAATGACAAACTCATTAAAAAAGGAGATACTGTGAAGAGGACAGGAGCCATCGTAGATGTTCCAGTTGGTGAGGAGTTGTTGGGTCGTGTTGTAGATGCTCTGGGCAATCCCATCGATGGAAAGGGTCCAACTGATGTCAAAACACGTAGAAGAATTGGTCAGAAAGCTCCTGGAATCATTCCCAGAATCTCTGTGTCTGAACCCATGCAAACTGGCATTAAAGCTGTGGACAGTTTGGTACCAATTGGACGTGGTCAGCGGGAACTGATTATTGGTGATAGACAGACTGGCAAAACATCAATTGCCATTGCTACAATCATTAACCAAAAACGCTTTAATGAAGGAGATGATGAAAAGAAGAAGTTATACTGTATCTATGTTGCTATTGGCCAAAAAAGATCCACTGTTGCCCAACTGGTAAAGAGACTTACAGATGCCGATGCCATAAAGTACACCATTGTGGTTTCAGCCACTGCTTCTGATGCTGCTCCACTTCAATATTTGGCCCCTTATGCTGGCTGCTCAATGGGAGAATATTTCCAGGATAATGGCAAACATGCTCTAATAATCTATGATGACTTATCCAAAGAGGCAGTTGCCTACCGTCAGATGTCTCTGCTGCTCCGTTGGCCCCCTGGCCGTGAAGCTTATCCTGGTGATGTTTTCTACCTCCACTCCCGTTTACTAGAGAGATCAGCCAAAATGAACGACACTTTTGGTGGTGGCTCCTTAACTGCCTTACCAGTCATTGAGACACAAGCTGGTGATGTATCTGCTTACATTCCAACAAATGTCATCTCTATCACTGATGGACAGATCTTTTTGGAAACAGAATTATTCTACAAAGGTATCCGCCCTGCCATTAATGTTGGTCTGTCTGTATCTCGTGTTGGGTCTGCTGCTCAAACCAAGGCCATGAAACAGGTGGCAAGTACGATGAAATTAGAATTGGCTCAGTACCACGAAGTGGCTGCTTTTGCCCAATTTGGTACTGATCTAGACCCTGCTACTCAACAACTGCTGAATCGTGGTTTACGTCTAACTGAGTTGCTGAAACAAGGACAATATGCTCCCATGGCCATTGAAGAACAGGTGGCAGTCATCTATGCTGGTGTAAGAGGGTATCTTGACAAAATGGATCCCAGTAAAATCACCAAGTTTGAGCGTACTTTTTTAGCTCACGTAATCAGCCAACACCAGGACCTCTTGAGCAGCATCAAGAGTGAAGGAATGATCTCAAAAGAGtcagagaagaaattgaaaggaatTGTCACAGATTTCTTGGATAAATTTAAAGATTAA